Within Macellibacteroides fermentans, the genomic segment TTGGACTGCACACCGGACTGTTGTAGTTAAAGAAGCAGACAATGCTGCCGGCCACCTTTTCGTAATCCGGATTGGTTACATTGAACCTGTTATTGAGACAGTGTGAAGCTGTTAATAAAAACGGAGTTCCATCCCTTTCGGTGTTGTTTAGCAACGTTCCGTTGCAGAGGAAGATTCCATCTATGATCAGTAAAACGACGCTGCGTCCTACTTCTTCGTATTGATTATTATAGTTGGGGTCGCAAACCAAGTTATCCATACAGAAATTGGTCCCGAGGTTGGGGCCAGGTTCGGCCCCTCTTAAATTGCGATAATCATGGTTTACTTCACCAACAACCAATCTTCCGGCGAATGCAGCATTGGCCGGTTCGTGGTATTCAATTATCAACTCGTCTCCCTTAACTGGGGCGACCGGAAGTATATTAAGCTTTGAATTGTTCTGATGGGTGAAAGATCCCAGGATATGGGTTTGGTCCGGATTGAAAAGGAAGACCTGACTACCCTCCGGTATTTCAAATTCTGAAAATAAGACATTGATGGAATAAGCCCCGGCCGAGCGTATACCTAACCTCCAGACTTTTGTGCCGTCTGCCATCGTAAATGAGGTTCCGGCTGTCTTTACATTTAGCGAGGTCATAAACTTATATGCAAACCTGAATCCTCCCCGCAGATCACTTTCGTTCAATGAATCTGTGTGAAGCTCCTCGGCCACATCAAATGCAGGCATCTCCACAAAGAAATCAGCAGAGCTACTCTTGAGAGTAAGCATTGGAAGAGGGGATCCTCCATGGCTGATTTGTGCGACTCCTTTAGCAGTTATGCAAAGAAGAACGAGTACTAGGGCAACAATATTTGTTTTCATATATTTTATGTAGGCAAAATTACACATAATTATTTGTTAATTGATTTAACTCAAGTTCTTTTTCAACTTTTATTTGTTTATTTTGCTGAAAATAGCTTAGTAAATCTTTCGCGCTGAATGTCAGATCTTTTTTATTGACTTTTTTGCCGGCTTCTGGGATGATGATCCAGGATTTCGTTTCGTAAGAATTCGCGGTCGATATGGGTGTAAATTTCTGTGGTTGTGATTTTTTCGTGACCTAGCATCAGTTGTATTGCCCGAAGGTTGGCACCTCCCTCAAGTAAGTGGGTGGCAAAGGAATGGCGGAATGTATGCGGACTGATATTTTTGGTGATGCCAGCCAAAACTGCCTGTTCTTTGATGATGTGGAAAACCATGATACGAGACAATCCGGTTCCCCGGCGACTAAGGAACAGGAAATCATCGTAACCCTTTTTTATTTGAACGGCATTACGGTCAAAAAGATACAGGCGTATTTCTTTAAGGGCGGTATCTGAAATGGGAACTAAGCGCTGCTTGCTTCCTTTGCCTTCTACCCGAATGAATCCTTCGTTAAAGTAAACATCCGGAAACCGAAGATTTATCAGTTCGGAAACACGAAGTCCGCAGCTGTAAAGAACCTCCAGCATGGCCC encodes:
- the xerD gene encoding site-specific tyrosine recombinase XerD — protein: MTKQLGKDIISKYHTYIRLEKSLSPNSVDAYMRDLEKLVSYAKTENLDITGITYLDLQQFISQLHDIGIHPRSQARILSGIKSFYHFLLIDEYITSDPTELLEAPKIGLKLPEVLSINEINRLLDSIDLSKAEGQRNRAMLEVLYSCGLRVSELINLRFPDVYFNEGFIRVEGKGSKQRLVPISDTALKEIRLYLFDRNAVQIKKGYDDFLFLSRRGTGLSRIMVFHIIKEQAVLAGITKNISPHTFRHSFATHLLEGGANLRAIQLMLGHEKITTTEIYTHIDREFLRNEILDHHPRSRQKSQ